The genomic stretch ACATCTTGTGCTCGGTTACTTTCACCAATAATCATACCTCGATATACTTTTGTACCCGGATGAATAAAGAATATTCCTCTGTCTTCAGCGTTTTTCATCGCATAGAAAGTGGAAACCCCTTCTTCAAAGGAAATCAATACACCATTATAACGAGTGTCTAAATCACCGACTAAGGGGCGATATTCATGGAAACTGTGGTTCATAATACCTTCACCTTTAGTCATACGAATAAAGTCACCACGGAAACCAATTAACCCTCTTGCCGGTACAATAAACTCTAATTGAGTGCGTCCGTTTCCGCTAGATTGCATATCTTGCATTTCAGCTTTACGTTGTCCTAAACGTTCGATACAAGAGCCTTGAGCTTCCTCTGGGACATCTAAAACAAGGTACTCAAAAGGTTCATAAGGTTGTCCGTTGACTTCACGGTAGATTACTTGAGGCTGAGATACTTGAAACTCGAATCCTTCACGACGCATATTTTCGATCAAGATTCCCAAGTGTAACTCCCCACGACCTGATACTACAAATTGTTCAGCCGATTCCCCATCCTCAACTCTTAAAGCAACGTTAGTTTGTAGCTCTTTATCAAGACGATCGCGAATTTGACGAGATGTGACAAATTTACCTTCTTGTCCAGCAAAAGGAGAGTTATTGACGGAAAATGTCATTCTTAAGGTAGGCTCATCAACCTTAATTAAAGGTAATGCTTGAGGTTCGGTAGGACAAGTAATCGTTTCTCCAATATTCGCATCGGCAAAACCAGCTACTGCGACGATATAACCGGCAGTAGCTTCTTCTAATTCCACTCGTTGCAAACCATTGAAGCCAAGTAATTTGCTAATGCGGGCTTTTACAATGCTACCATCTTCTTTAATTAAAGCGGCTTGTTGTCCTGCTTGAATTGTTCCGTTATGAATTTTACCGATTACAATACGCCCTAAATATTCGGAATAGTCAAGGGTGGTAACTTGTAATTGTAAAGGTTTATTGGGATCTCCTGCCGGAGGTGGAACATGGTGTAAAATCGCCTCAAAGAGCGGTTTCATGTCCACGTTTTCATCGTCCAGATTTTCTTTAGCAAAACCGCTAATACCTGAAGCGTAAAGGGTGGTAAAGTCACATTGATCATCATCCGCCCCTAATTCCACAAATAAGTCAAATACTTTATCTACGGCTTTGTCAGGTTCAGAACGGGGTCGGTCTATCTTATTAACTACAACAATAGGACGTAAACCTTTTTCAAGGGCTTTTTTCAGCACGAAACGGGTTTGAGGCATTGGCCCCTCGTTAGCATCAACAATTAAAACACAACCGTCAACCATTCCTAAAACTCGTTCTACTTCACCGCCAAAGTCAGCGTGGCCAGGGGTATCAACAATATTAATTAATGTATCTTTATAACGTACTGCTGTATTCTTTGAAAGAATTGTAATTCCTCTTTCTCTTTCAATATCATTGGAGTCCATAACACAGGTAGGCACTTCTTCACCTTCTCTGAAGATACCTGATTGTTTCAATAGTGCATCAACTAGGGTTGTTTTGCCATGATCAACGTGGGCAATAATCGCAAGATTGCGAATGGGGAGAGACATAAATCTGTTAA from Geminocystis sp. NIES-3709 encodes the following:
- the typA gene encoding translational GTPase TypA, with protein sequence MSLPIRNLAIIAHVDHGKTTLVDALLKQSGIFREGEEVPTCVMDSNDIERERGITILSKNTAVRYKDTLINIVDTPGHADFGGEVERVLGMVDGCVLIVDANEGPMPQTRFVLKKALEKGLRPIVVVNKIDRPRSEPDKAVDKVFDLFVELGADDDQCDFTTLYASGISGFAKENLDDENVDMKPLFEAILHHVPPPAGDPNKPLQLQVTTLDYSEYLGRIVIGKIHNGTIQAGQQAALIKEDGSIVKARISKLLGFNGLQRVELEEATAGYIVAVAGFADANIGETITCPTEPQALPLIKVDEPTLRMTFSVNNSPFAGQEGKFVTSRQIRDRLDKELQTNVALRVEDGESAEQFVVSGRGELHLGILIENMRREGFEFQVSQPQVIYREVNGQPYEPFEYLVLDVPEEAQGSCIERLGQRKAEMQDMQSSGNGRTQLEFIVPARGLIGFRGDFIRMTKGEGIMNHSFHEYRPLVGDLDTRYNGVLISFEEGVSTFYAMKNAEDRGIFFIHPGTKVYRGMIIGESNRAQDVEINVCKTKQLTNHRAATGDELVQLQAPIEMSLERALEYIGPDELVEVTPESIRLRKLPSKKLAKR